Proteins co-encoded in one Yamadazyma tenuis chromosome 1, complete sequence genomic window:
- a CDS encoding uncharacterized protein (EggNog:ENOG503PIK6; COG:S) — MSFTEDFDSNKKKEPRSSLSQLNPSRRMIGNLEISIERVYKKDYKRVAKTLQLAFNKDPFVNYILNTKINYDEVEEKKLIKQKNDLFQAFFEFSVLEYFSFGGVIVAIKDVQFELANSSGTNYPFLAAACWNNLKFDNSLTLNYYNFNSTSHNHSGSDNKLFLFSSFLKFSYLAYMNNCRQKTLKEKLPFLNNIRDSVLINLNLNLNFKNKFNSVWYLSDIGVSPSMAGKSLGKILINYCLDNFVLDSWCYLESSNIINRNFYTKLGFKIANTFAVNQDEIVNNIDINNKEDLGVLNSLDDFILMDAMFRPPKNINIEKINYKVADIEVEEKEISSETVSNSTSVVTAAGGAPRSTPVVFTSVTMPSATAPLVASHG; from the coding sequence ATGTCGTTTAcagaagattttgattccaacaaaaagaaagAACCACGACTGTCTTTGTCTCAGTTAAATCCTCTGAGACGTATGATAGGTAACCTTGAAATTAGTATTGAGCGGGTCTACAAGAAAGACTATAAGCGGGTAGCCAAAACCTTGCAGTTAgccttcaacaaggatCCGTTTGTCAACTACATTTTGAACACAAAAATCAACTATGACGAAGTTGaggagaagaaattgataaAGCAGAAGAACGATTTGTTTCAGGCATTTTTCGAGTTTTCTGTTTTGGAATacttttcttttggtggtgttatTGTCGCTATCAAAGATGTGCAGTTtgagttggccaactccAGTGGCACCAACTATCCATTCTTGGCGGCTGCTTGCTggaacaacttgaagtttgataACAGTTTGACCCTAAACTATTataacttcaactccactTCCCACAATCATTCGGGATCGGATAATaagttgtttttgttttcgtcgtttttgaagttcagCTACTTGGCGTACATGAATAACTGTCGCCAGAAAACATTAAAGGAAAAGTTACcttttttgaacaatattAGAGACTCAGTAttaatcaacttgaacttgaacttaaATTTTAAGAATAAGTTTAATTCAGTTTGGTACTTGAGTGACATTGGTGTATCACCCTCCATGGCTGGTAAGTCTTTGGGTaagattttgatcaactaTTGTCTTGATAATTTTGTGTTGGATTCCTGGTGTTATTTGGAAAGTTCgaatatcatcaacagaaaTTTTTACACCAAATTGGGATTCAAGATCGCCAATACCTTTGCTGTCAATCAGGATGAAATCGTAAACAACATcgacatcaacaacaaagagGATCTTGGTGTGTTGAACAGTTTAGATGATTTCATTCTTATGGATGCAATGTTTAGACCTCCAAAGAACATCAATATCGAAAAGATCAACTATAAGGTTGCCGATATCGAGGTTGAGGAGAAAGAAATTTCGTCTGAAACGGTTTCAAATTCTACCAGTGTTGTAACAGCAGCTGGAGGTGCTCCTAGAAGTACCCCGGTTGTCTTTACTAGCGTTACTATGCCTCTGGCCACTGCTCCGTTGGTGGCCAGTCATGGGTAG
- the pzh1 gene encoding serine/threonine protein phosphatase Pzh1 (EggNog:ENOG503NUEW; COG:T), whose amino-acid sequence MASTPRSSSRRSSDYQEEQKVNPVFDDQSINSDIPTQFSALNLSANATIPASLAQVEPKQPILVRRNTGGSISAGGSGLADGGGDSTANRNGTPTSYENEPVLTPSYAISNTPTSGYFSGNLSRTSTNHSISSGAVSDAGDGDRSLSKSRSNSSFSSGRLLKTNSNVLSRNVTNTSQSSSFDIENLIQRLLDAGYSGKRTKNVCLKNNEIQMVCSRAREILLSQPSLLELNPPVKVVGDVHGQFGDLIRIFTKCGFPPSTNYLFLGDYVDRGKQSLETILLLLCYKIKYPENFFLLRGNHECANVTRVYGFYDECKRRCNIKTWKLFIDTFNTLPIAAIVAGKIFCVHGGLSPVLTSLDEIRNIARPTDVPDFGLLNDLLWSDPADTLNEWEDNERGVSYVFSKVAINKFLQKFGFDLVCRAHMVVEDGYEFFNDQTLVTVFSAPNYCGEFDNWGAVMSVSDELLCSFELLDPLDSVALKQVMKKGRNERKVALVQ is encoded by the coding sequence ATGGCCAGCACGCCTCGCCTGCTGTCTCGCAGGAGCAGTGATTACCAAGAGGAGCAAAAAGTAAATCCCGTCTTCGACGACCAATCCATAAACTCGGATATACCGACACAGTTCCTGGCGTTAAATCTCCTGGCAAACGCCACCATTCCGGCGCTGTTGGCACAAGTAGAGCCCAAACAGCCTATCTTGGTACGCCGAAATACTGGAGGGTCGATACTGGCTGGCGGGTCCGGCTTGGCCGACGGGGGCGGCGACTCCACCGCCAATAGAAATGGTACCCCGACGCTGTACGAGAATGAACCGGTACTTACGCCTCTGTATGCCATTAGCAATACCCCTACGTCCGGATATTTTTCGGGCAACCTCAGCAGAACCTCCACCAACCACTCCATTTCGTCAGGCGCTGTGTCGGACGCTGGCGATGGCGATCGTCTGCTCTCCAAGTCGCGGTCCAACTCGTCGTTTTCGTCAGGACGacttttgaagacaaaCTCCAACGTGTTGAGCAGAAATGTCACCAACACCAGCCAGTCGAGCTCGTTCGATATCGAAAACCTTATCCAGCGGCTCTTGGACGCCGGGTACAGTGGAAAGCGCACGAAGAACGTGTGCCTTAAAAACAATGAAATTCAAATGGTATGCCTGAGGGCTCGGGAAATTTTGTTATCGCAGCCATCACTCTTGGAGCTCAATCCACCCGTCAAGGTGGTGGGAGATGTCCATGGGCAGTTTGGCGACTTGATTCGGATCTTCACCAAGTGCGGGTTCCCGCCGCTGACCAACTACTTGTTTCTCGGTGATTACGTCGACAGAGGCAAACAGAGTCTTGAAACcatcttgttgttgctCTGCTACAAGATCAAGTACCCTgaaaacttctttttgttgcGAGGCAACCATGAGTGTGCCAATGTCACCCGAGTGTATGGGTTCTATGACGAGTGTAAGAGACGGTGTAATATCAAAACGTGGAAGTTGTTCATCGATACCTTCAACACTCTCCCCATCGCGGCCATTGTGGCGGGAAAAATATTCTGTGTGCATGGAGGGCTTCTGCCGGTGTTGACCCTGTTGGACGAGATTCGTAACATTGCCAGGCCTACCGATGTGCCAGACTTTGGTCTTTTGAACGATCTACTCTGGTCCGATCCAGCGGATACATTGAACGAGTGGGAAGACAACGAGCGTGGGGTGTCGTATGTGTTTTCCAAGGTGGCCATCAATAAGTTTCTCCAGAAGTTTGGCTTTGACTTGGTGTGCCGGGCCCAtatggtggtggaggatgGGTACgagtttttcaatgatCAGACGTTGGTGACGGTATTTCTGGCCCCCAACTATTGTGGAGAGTTTGATAACTGGGGAGCGGTGATGAGCGTGAGTGACGAGCTCTTGTGTTCGTTTGAGTTGTTGGATCCGCTTGACAGCGTTGCCTTAAAGcaggtgatgaagaagggCCGAAACGAGAGAAAGGTCGCATTGGTTCAGTGA
- a CDS encoding uncharacterized protein (EggNog:ENOG503PVSW), whose product MSQYFLLQTENYDPLVSLVESLAARLSDNDEVIARLLKVTDSLRLPRTVGDVSTDSHPQDELRYHLDTKYKLSDIQAPDYDDVANVQIRQLLRDNYRLLKIKKQNDTVNEYIFKTLLQYQRFVTTELIPMLRLDFEHSVQQSHRDLRRVLHAKLQVDASLWAKYQEYLQFLQRLFDMFEELTQMLTQLDDERVLLVEAKLEAIRQLM is encoded by the coding sequence ATGAGCCAGTACTTTCTTCTCCAGACCGAAAACTACGACCCACTAGTGTCACTAGTCGAGAGTCTCGCGGCGAGATTGAGCGATAATGACGAGGTAATTGCGCGGTTGCTCAAAGTCACGGACTCGCTACGTCTACCACGAACTGTCGGCGACGTTTCTACCGACTCGCACCCCCAGGACGAGCTCCGATATCACTTAGACACAAAATACAAGCTCAGTGATATCCAGGCACCCGATTACGACGACGTAGCCAACGTACAAATCCGCCAGTTGCTTCGGGACAACTATAGGCtcctcaaaatcaaaaaacaaaatgaTACTGTTAATGAGTACATTTTCAAGACGCTCCTCCAATACCAACGgtttgtcaccaccgaGTTGATACCAATGCTCCGTCTTGACTTCGAACACAGCGTGCAACAGAGCCACCGCGATCTCCGGCGAGTGCTCCACGCGAAGCTCCAAGTAGATGCGAGCCTCTGGGCCAAATACCAGGAGTATTTACAGTTTTTGCAACGGCTTTTCGACATGTTTGAAGAGCTCACGCAAATGCTCACCCAGCTCGACGACGAGAGGGTACTACTAGTGGAAGCCAAACTTGAAGCCATTCGGCAGCTCATGTAG
- the USV1 gene encoding Up in starvation (EggNog:ENOG503P0AA; COG:K), with the protein MSVKTQTKDKLEEPVQDSSGESSPSSATESPVPDSPDADAEADEADADDKKKKRTVKGRVFQCTGFPGCNMSFTRSEHLARHKRKHTGERPFTCPYCSKNFSRLENLRQHKQTVHAYENYLATKKPEDKDEAAPPPGQQASQPPPHHYQGAGAPPPFHAQSHSRPPASGPDVNTISSNEEEPPSNASGNSGGGLRLPSHQFKPKRRPRPLSLQHSFVLNSDKLSSMSSLSSSGSSTLNTPVIPQDDVSTAGTTPTRGLDIAPIKDSTKSWLRGVLNDDDTSKKPTITSLLSPDNDKFQNGEVEKTKVTTQVKEEDN; encoded by the exons ATGTCTGTCAAGACCCAAACTAAAGATAAGCTCGAGGAACCTGTACAAGACTCGCTGGGCGAGTCCAGCCCTTCCAGCGCCACCGAGTCCCCCGTACCCGACTCACCGGACGCCGATGCTGAAGCTGACGAAGCTGACGCTGAcgacaagaagaaaaaacGGACTGTAAAAGGACGGGTTTTCCAGTGCACCGGGTTCCCTGGCTGTAATATGTCATTCACTCGGTCCGAGCATTTGGCCCGTCATAAACGGAAACATACCGGTGAACGTCCATTCACCTGTCCCTACTGCCTGAAGAACTTTTCTCGGTTGGAAAATCTCCGCCAGCACAAGCAAACGGTACACGCGTACGAAAACTACCTTGCCACCAAGAAACCAGAGGACAAAGATGAAGCGGCGCCGCCACCAGGGCAGCAGGCGCTGCAACCACCGCCGCATCAC TACCAGGGAGCAGGCGCCCCGCCGCCGTTCCACGCGCAGTCGCACTCGCGGCCCCCGGCCCTGGGCCCCGACGTCAACACCATCAGCTCCAACGAGGAAGAGCCTCCGTCCAATGCCAGTGGTAacagtggtggtggtctTAGGCTCCCGTCGCATCAGTTTAAACCCAAACGCAGACCTCGACCGCTTTCCTTACAGCACTCGTTTGTGCTAAACTCGGATAAACTCTCCTCCATGCTGTCGTTGTCATCGAGCGGATCCCTGACGTTAAATACACCCGT CATTCCTCAGGATGATGTTTCCACGGCGGGAACTACGCCCACCAGGGGCCTTGACATTGCACCCATAAAAGATTCAACCAAAAGCTGGCTTAGGGGCGTGCTCAACGACGACGATACGTCAAAAAAGCCCACCATCACCAGCCTATTGTCACCCGACAACGACAAGTTTCAGAATGGAGAGGTTGAGAAGACGAAAGTTACCACTCAAgtaaaagaagaagataacTGA
- the ryh1 gene encoding GTPase Ryh1 (COG:U; EggNog:ENOG503NYN5; BUSCO:EOG09264JHE), producing MSTNDKSNILRKYKIVFLGDQGVGKTSLITRFMYDTFDEQYAATIGIDFLSKTMYLEDNKTIRLQLWDTAGQERFRSLIPSYIRDSNVAIICYDITNKKSFDNLDKWISEVKLERGEDVIIVIVGNKSDLNNKRQVSAEELETLGKSIENCSIYLETSTKANHNIKLLFKKIAKSLPEFNSDSGAQNKPETIDITIETTTGGENSYSCC from the coding sequence ATGAGCACAAATGATAAATCCAACATTCTAAGGAAGTACAAGATCGTCTTCTTGGGGGACCAGGGAGTAGGGAAAACGTCGCTCATCACCCGATTCATGTATGACACCtttgatgaacaatatGCCGCCACCATCGGCATCGACTTTTTGAGTAAAACCATGTACCTAGAAGACAACAAAACCATCCGGTTACAACTATGGGATACGGCGGGACAGGAGCGGTTCCGGTCGTTGATTCCTTCCTATATCCGTGACTCTAACGTGGCGATCATCTGCTAcgacatcaccaacaaaaagtcGTTTGACAATTTGGACAAGTGGATCAGTGAAGTCAAATTGGAACGAGGGGAGGACGTTATAATTGTTATTGTGGGTAATAAATCGGACTTAAATAACAAGAGGCAGGTGAGTGCCGAGGAGTTGGAGACGTTGGGCAAGTCGATTGAAAACTGTAGCATTTATTTGGAGACTTCCACCAAAGCCAATCATAATATTAAgttattgttcaagaaaattgCAAAAAGCTTACCAGAGTTTAACCTGGATTCGGGGGCACAGAATAAGCCAGAGACTATAGATATCACCATTGAGACCACTACGGGTGGCGAAAATAGTTATTCATGCTGTTAG
- the LYS1_1 gene encoding Saccharopine dehydrogenase (COG:E; EggNog:ENOG503NWDX; BUSCO:EOG09262XGK) has translation MTVQIHLRAETKPAEARTALTPSTARVLVDAGFEVYVEESDQSTFDSSEYKAVGAQIVAKASWKTAPKDRIILGLKDLPEETFPLVHQHIYFGHCYKDQAGWQNVLSRFPAGKGTLYDVEFLENEQGRRVAAFGFYAGFAGAAIGVWDWALKQLDPPKKLSNLTPYQREAELVAVVKKQLDAAVTKTSTYPKCLVVGALGRCGSGAIALMEKVGIPKTRILKWDIAETSKGGPFEEIVQSDIFVNCIYLSSPIAAFVTSETLNDVNRRLTTIVDVSGDATNPYNPIPVYETITSFKQPTVEIETSEGPRLSVCSIDHFPSLLPREASETFSTDLVPSLLELPNRDTAGVWVGAERLFERHVARLEN, from the coding sequence ATGACTGTGCAAATTCACTTGAGAGCAGAAACCAAACCAGCCGAAGCCAGAACCGCATTAACTCCCTCCACCGCCAGAGTGTTGGTTGATGCCGGCTTTGAAGTCTATGTGGAAGAAAGCGATCAATCCACTTTTGACTCCTCTGAGTACAAAGCCGTAGGTGCtcaaattgttgcaaaagcCTCTTGGAAGACCGCTCCCAAAGACAGAATAATATTGGGCTTGAAAGACTTACCAGAAGAAACCTTCCCTTTGgttcatcaacacattTACTTTGGCCACTGCTATAAAGACCAAGCTGGTTGGCAAAATGTATTGAGTAGATTTCCCGCTGGTAAAGGTACCTTGTACGACGTTgaatttttggaaaatgaaCAAGGAAGAAGGGTTGCTGCGTTTGGATTCTACGCTGGTTTCGCCGGTGCTGCTATTGGAGTTTGGGATTGGGCTTTGAAGCAGTTGGACccaccaaaaaaattgTCGAACCTCACTCCATACCAGAGAGAGGCCGAATTGGTAGCTGTGGTCAAGAAACAATTGGACGCTGCTGTGACCAAAACCAGCACTTATCCAAAATGTTTGGTCGTTGGTGCATTGGGAAGATGTGGATCGGGGGCTATTGCTTTGATGGAAAAGGTTGGAATCCCAAAAACCAGGATTTTGAAATGGGATATAGCTGAAACCTCCAAGGGAGGACCATTTGAGGAGATCGTGCAATCGGATATCTTTGTCAATTGCATCTATTTGTCGAGTCCAATTGCTGCTTTTGTGACTTCAGAAACCTTGAATGATGTCAACAGAAGGTTGACCACCATTGTCGACGTTTCGGGAGATGCCACAAATCCATACAACCCAATTCCCGTGTACGAAACCATCACCAGCTTCAAACAACCTACGGTGGAAATTGAGACCTCCGAAGGTCCAAGGTTATCAGTGTGCTCTATTGACCACTTTCCGTCCTTGTTACCTAGAGAAGCTTCTGAAACATTCAGCACAGATTTGGTTCCTTCGTTACTTGAATTGCCAAACAGAGATACTGCTGGAGTTTGGGTTGGAGCTGAACGGTTGTTTGAGAGACATGTAGCCAGATTGGAAAATTAG
- the LYS21 gene encoding homocitrate synthase lys21 (COG:E; EggNog:ENOG503NUMJ) produces MAEPEGFTKVSEETHKPDAKLGANPYGPNPSDFLSNVSSFQLIESTLREGEQFANAFFSTEKKIEIAKALDDFGVDYIELTSPVASEQSRSDCEAICKLGLKAKILTHIRCHMDDAKVAVETGVDGVDVVIGTSSFLRQYSHGKDMNYIAQSAVEVIEFVKSKGIEIRFSSEDSFRSDLVDLLNIYRTVDKIGVNRVGIADTVGCANPRQVYELVRTLKSVVNCDIECHFHNDTGCAIANAYTALEGGAKLIDVSVLGIGERNGITPLGGLMARMIAADRDYVLSKYKLHKLRDLENLVAEAVQVNIPFNNPITGFCAFTHKAGIHAKAILANPSTYEILNPSDFGLTRYIHFANRLTGWNAIKARVDQLNLHLSDEQCKEVTNKIKKLGDVRQLNIDDVDSIIKDFHADISTPLIKPSADGQEPDELPIKKAKLQ; encoded by the coding sequence ATGGCCGAACCAGAAGGATTCACCAAAGTGAGCGAAGAAACACACAAGCCCGACGCCAAGTTAGGTGCCAACCCATATGGACCCAATCCGTCCGATTTCTTGTCCAACGTGTCTAGTTTCCAATTGATCGAGTCCACCTTGAGAGAAGGTGAACAGTTTGCTAATGCGTTTTTTTCCACCGAAAAGAAGATCGAAATCGCCAAGGCTTTGGACGATTTTGGTGTCGACTACATCGAGTTAACCTCCCCCGTTGCGTCGGAGCAGAGCAGAAGCGACTGTGAAGCTATCTGCAAATTGGGCTTGAaggccaagatcttgaccCATATCAGATGTCATATGGATGATGCCAAAGTGGCGGTTGAAACTGGTGTAGACGGGGTGGATGTGGTGATCGGAACCTCTCTGTTCTTGAGGCAATATTCCCATGGTAAGGATATGAACTACATCGCCCAGAGTGCGGTGGAGGTGATTGAATTTGTCAAGTCCAAAGGCATTGAAATCAGATTCTCCTCCGAAGACTCGTTCAGAAGTGACTTGGTTGACTTATTGAACATCTACAGAACCGTCGACAAGATCGGAGTCAACAGAGTAGGTATTGCTGATACGGTGGGATGTGCCAACCCCAGACAGGTTTATGAGTTGGTGAGAACTTTGAAGTCTGTGGTCAACTGTGACATCGAGTGTCATTTCCACAATGACACCGGGTGTGCCATTGCCAACGCATACACGGCCTTGGAAGGAGGAGCCAAGTTGATCGATGTTTCAGTCTTGggaattggtgaaagaAATGGAATCACTCCGTTGGGTGGGTTAATGGCTAGAATGATTGCTGCCGACAGAGACTACGTGTTGTCCAAATATAAATTGCATAAGTTGAGagacttggagaacttggtggcCGAAGCTGTGCAAGTCAATATTCCCTTCAACAACCCAATCACCGGTTTCTGTGCTTTCACCCACAAAGCCGGTATTCATGCCAAGGCCATCTTAGCCAACCCTTCGACCTACGAGATCTTGAATCCTTCCGACTTCGGCTTGACGAGATACATCCACTTTGCTAACAGATTGACCGGTTGGAATGCCATCAAGGCCAGAGTCGATCAGTTGAACTTGCACTTGTCTGACGAACAGTGTAAAGAGGTtaccaacaagatcaagaagttgggagATGTGAGACAATTGAACATCGATGATGTGGACTCCATTATCAAGGACTTTCACGCCGATATATCCACTCCGCTCATCAAGCCTTCAGCCGATGGTCAAGAACCAGATGAACTTCCAATCAAGAAAGCCAAACTCCAATAG